The stretch of DNA CGATGGGGTGCCGATCAAGCGCATTCCCTTGCAGGTGCTGCGCTCTCACATCGGGGTGGTCCCTCAGGAGCCTTTCCTTTTCAGCGAGACCATTGCCCAGAACGTTGCTTTCGGGGTGAGCACCAACAACTATCCTGAAATTCCAGTGGGGGTGTCGGTGCTGAAATCTTCTGCCCCTGAGAAGGTGGAGCCTGTCATCGACATGCAGAAGGTCCGCTGGGCAACAGACATCGCTGGTCTGACCAACGACATCGAAGGCTTCCCGAAAGGCTTTGACACCGAGATTGGTGAACGTGGGGTCTCCCTGAGTGGAGGGCAGAAACAGCGCACCGCTCTGGCCCGTGCGATTGCCCGTGAACCCGAAGTGCTGATTCTGGACGACAGCATGAGCGCCGTCGACACCGAAACCGAAGCCCGCATCCTGAGTGGCCTGAAGAAAGTGATGCCCGGCAGAACCGTGATGCTGGTCAGCCACCGGGTGTCCACCCTCCGGCATGCAGATCACATCATCCTGCTGCAGAATGGCGAGATCATCGAGCAGGGCTCCCACGAGGAACTGGTGTCCCTGGGCGGCGAATACGCCGAGCTGGAACGCCTGCAATCCCTGGCCAGCGATCTGGAGAACGAAAAAGAGGTAAATGCATGACCCAGCCTGATGACATCGGGGCCAAGGCCTTTGACTGGGATCTGGTCAAACGGATCTTCACATACCTGAAACCCTACAAGGGTCTGGTGGGTTTCACCATGCTGGCTGCAGTGCTGATGGCCGCTTTGCAGCCCTACTTCGGGGTGTTGCAGAGAAATGCCATTGACTGTTATCTGGCTCCCACCCACTCTGCCAATTGTGCCAATGTGGGCAGCACCACAGAGGCCCTTTATCAGGGTGTGGTGCAGATTGGCCTCCTTTACCTGGGCCTCAAGGTCTTTGAGTTCCTGTTCAAGTACGGCTTCACCTATGCCCTGAACTGGATCGGTCAGCATGTGCTTTACGACATCCGCAGTGACATCTTCAGCAAACTGCAGAGGTTGCATCTCGGGTACTTCGACAAGAACCCTGTGGGCCGTCTGATCACCCGTGTGACCAGTGATGTGGACGCCATCAACCAGTTCATCACCAACGGTCTTTCGGCCCTGGTGACCTCAACCCTGCTGATCATTGCCTACGTGGTGATCATGCTGGCCCTCAGCTGGAAACTGGCCCTGGTGTCCTTTGTGGTGCTGCCCATCCTGTACTGGGCCTCTGCGTACTTCCGGGGCAAGATGCGGATTTCCTCGCGGGATGTGAGGATCAAACAGGCCATTGTGAACACCCAGCTCAACGAGAACATCACCGGGATGCTGACGGTGCAGCTTTTTAACCGTGAAGGGCGCAACCAGGCCAAATTTGACCTTGCCAACCGTGCATTTCTGGGTGGGATGCTGGAAAACGTCAAATGGTTCTCCCTGTACATGCCCACCGTGTCCCTGCTCTCCAACGTGGCCATGGCCCTGGTGATCTGGTACGGCGGACGGGAAATCCTGGAAGGCCAGGGCATCACCCTGGGTCTGCTGATTGCTTTCACGGCATGGATCACCCAGCTTTTCCAGCCGATTCAGGATCTTGCAGATGTGTTCACCAACATGCAGATGGCGATGGCCAGTGCAGAACGCATTTTCGGGGTGCTGGACACCGATGAGGAAATCAAAGATCCTGCCCAGCCCAAAACGGTGGAGAGCTTCAAAGGGGATGTGCATTTTCAGAATGTCTGGTTTGCCTATGACAGCTCAACCCCTGCAGATGCACCTGAAAAAGACGACCGCTGGATTCTGAGGGGCATTGACCTGCACATCAAACCCGGTGAGAGTGTTGCCCTGGTGGGGGCCACCGGAGCAGGAAAGACCAGCATCATCTCCCTGGTGTCCCGTTTTTACGACATCCAGAAGGGGAGTGTGAAGGTGGATGGGATCGATGTGCGGGAGTACAGCCAGCACAGTCTGAGAAAGCACATTGGCGTGGTGCTGCAGGATGTGTTCCTGTTCGCCGGGACCATCGAGAGCAACCTGCGTCTGGGCAATGAAGCCATTCCGATGGAACGCATCATCAACGCATGCAAATACGTCGGGGTGCATGAGTTCATCATGTCTTTGCCAGATGGATACCAGAGTGAAGTGCGTGAGCGTGGAGCCACCCTCTCCACAGGACAGAAGCAACTTCTGGCCTTTGCCCGTGCCCTGATCCAGAACCCGGACATCCTGCTGGTGCTTGATGAGGCCACCGCAAGTGTGGACACCGAGACCGAACTGCTGATCCAGGACTCTCTGGCGAAACTGATGCAGGGACGCACCAGCATCATCATTGCGCACAGGCTTTCCACCATCGAACACTGTGACCGCATCATCGTGATGCGCAAAGGCAAGATTGTGGAGCAGGGCAGTCACAGAGAACTGCTGGTGAAAGGTGGCTACTACGCCAAATTGCACCAGTTGCAGTATTCTGGCCATGCCATGAGTGCAGATTGAGGATGTTACAAAGCTGAAAGCAGGGTCATGTACCCTGCTTTTTTGTTCTGAAAACGTAAAGTATCATTTGTGGGATGGGGACTGTTTTCCCTGAAAAACAGCTTTTAGGATGAGACAAAGATGATTGCTGAAGACACCATACGCCTGCTCAGAGAGACCGCCAGTGTGCTGGTCACGGACCGTCCTGTCGCGAGGATTGAAGAGGGGGCCATTTTGCAGGGCCGCTCTGGAGCCACTGTGGGCCGATACAAGATTTCTCCAGAAGGGGAGAGGTCTTTCACACTGGTGACCAAGGAAGCAGGCGTGGTTGAAAGGCGGGTGCTGCAACGCCTGCAACAGCAGGGGCAGGCCGTTCCCAGAAGCCACATCCGGGATGTGCAGTCTTTGCTCCCCTTGACCATTGCCATGGAGGACATCCGTGGCGAGCACCGTCCAGAAGTGCTGTCCTACATTGACCCGGAAGTGCAGCGCAATGAAGCTGCGGCCCTGGCCGCCATTCATGCCCGCAATCTGCGTCAGGAGGCTGAACTGGCCTGGCTTCCCAAGGTGGACTGGAACTTTCTCACCCAGAGCCTGGAGAAGTGGTGGCGTGGACCGTGGCACAAGGTCATGCAGATTCCAGAATTCCGGCGCACTTTTGCCAGCTACATTCCCCGGGTGGAGTCTGCAGCAGATAAGATGCTCATTGAAGTGGCAAGCCTGAATCAGGATTACCGGAACCTGACCCTGATTCACAATGACCTGTGCCCGGCCAATGTGCTGGTGACGCCGGAGAAGCAGGTTTTCTTTCTGGACTGGCAGGAGGCAAGGTATGGGTCTTTTTACATGGACCTGCCGCCCCACATGCCCACTTTTGAGAGCACTGCACCTTACCGCCGGGCCCTGGTGCGTGAAGGGGTCAGTGTGTCGCTGAGCGAATTCAGGGACAAGTACCGGGTGGCCTGTCATTACGCTGGATTTGCCAACATGTGGTCTGCCCTCTCTGCCTGGAAAAGGAACCCTTCAGAAGAAGCTTATGTGCGGCACTGGTTCAACCTGATTCTGTGCTGATCTGGTCCAGGCACATTCTGTTGCCATCGGAATTTGTTCGTTCTCTGTCCTTACATTTGATTCTTTGACCGGGATCAACAATTTGTGAAACATACTTTCACTTGGAAGGGCAGCAGCGCGAGATTTTCGGGTGATTTTTGGACTCAGAGTTCAAGCATGTCTATACATTTTAGACTCGGTCTTTTCTTGAACTCAAGTCAAAAAAACCTGATGACCACGGAAGAGTTGCTGTACGCCATCTGTCAGATCAGGCTGAATCACAGCTGAGCTAGAGAACAAGATTTTCATGAAATTGGAGACGCGCTACAATTCTTGACATGGAGCCGATCACCTTACGGGAACGCCAGAAAGAACGACGCCGTAACCGCATTTACGCCGTGGCCATTGACCTCTTCAAGCGCAATGGTTTTCAACAAACCACCGCCACCGACATTGCAAAAGGTGCTCACGTCTCCAGAGGCACATTCTTCAATTACTACCCCTACAAAGAAGCCGTTCTGCTCGACTACGGGGCAGAACTTGTCGATACCCTTGCAGATCAGGCGGAGAGGCACCTGCAAAATGGCGTCACTCCGGAGCAGGTTCTGCAGGACACCTTCAAGCAGCTCGCAGCTTTCTGCATCAAAGACCGGGACCTGTTCCCCCCTCTGGCCTACGAGGTCCTGAACCCCGATCCAGAGCGTGCCCGCACAGCTTATCAGGCCCTTCCCCTCTCCAAGGTGATCGAGATGTGCCTGCGACCCCTCAAGGACCAGAACCGCCTCAGGGAAGACCTCTCGCTGGAACGCATGTGCAACCTCATCGCAGACACCTTCCTGATGGTTGCGCTGCGCTGGAGTGCCTACAACTCTGAAGGGGACCTGGAACAGGAACTGAAAAAATCCCTTTCCCTGATGCTCGAAGGGGTGTTCAGGAGGTAGTTGACACCGGTCAGCCATCAGCGATCAGCAAGTAAAAAACATGCCAGTTCAGAAAGTCTCTGTCTGGCGTGTTCTGTTTGGAGACGGATTGAGGATGGAAAGGGAAAGGCGACTGCAGGAGACCATGGCCTGTGCCTGAGCGTCAAAAGCTGACTG from Deinococcus cellulosilyticus NBRC 106333 = KACC 11606 encodes:
- a CDS encoding ABC transporter ATP-binding protein yields the protein MTQPDDIGAKAFDWDLVKRIFTYLKPYKGLVGFTMLAAVLMAALQPYFGVLQRNAIDCYLAPTHSANCANVGSTTEALYQGVVQIGLLYLGLKVFEFLFKYGFTYALNWIGQHVLYDIRSDIFSKLQRLHLGYFDKNPVGRLITRVTSDVDAINQFITNGLSALVTSTLLIIAYVVIMLALSWKLALVSFVVLPILYWASAYFRGKMRISSRDVRIKQAIVNTQLNENITGMLTVQLFNREGRNQAKFDLANRAFLGGMLENVKWFSLYMPTVSLLSNVAMALVIWYGGREILEGQGITLGLLIAFTAWITQLFQPIQDLADVFTNMQMAMASAERIFGVLDTDEEIKDPAQPKTVESFKGDVHFQNVWFAYDSSTPADAPEKDDRWILRGIDLHIKPGESVALVGATGAGKTSIISLVSRFYDIQKGSVKVDGIDVREYSQHSLRKHIGVVLQDVFLFAGTIESNLRLGNEAIPMERIINACKYVGVHEFIMSLPDGYQSEVRERGATLSTGQKQLLAFARALIQNPDILLVLDEATASVDTETELLIQDSLAKLMQGRTSIIIAHRLSTIEHCDRIIVMRKGKIVEQGSHRELLVKGGYYAKLHQLQYSGHAMSAD
- a CDS encoding phosphotransferase, coding for MIAEDTIRLLRETASVLVTDRPVARIEEGAILQGRSGATVGRYKISPEGERSFTLVTKEAGVVERRVLQRLQQQGQAVPRSHIRDVQSLLPLTIAMEDIRGEHRPEVLSYIDPEVQRNEAAALAAIHARNLRQEAELAWLPKVDWNFLTQSLEKWWRGPWHKVMQIPEFRRTFASYIPRVESAADKMLIEVASLNQDYRNLTLIHNDLCPANVLVTPEKQVFFLDWQEARYGSFYMDLPPHMPTFESTAPYRRALVREGVSVSLSEFRDKYRVACHYAGFANMWSALSAWKRNPSEEAYVRHWFNLILC
- a CDS encoding TetR/AcrR family transcriptional regulator, with amino-acid sequence MEPITLRERQKERRRNRIYAVAIDLFKRNGFQQTTATDIAKGAHVSRGTFFNYYPYKEAVLLDYGAELVDTLADQAERHLQNGVTPEQVLQDTFKQLAAFCIKDRDLFPPLAYEVLNPDPERARTAYQALPLSKVIEMCLRPLKDQNRLREDLSLERMCNLIADTFLMVALRWSAYNSEGDLEQELKKSLSLMLEGVFRR